In a genomic window of Sporosarcina trichiuri:
- a CDS encoding flavodoxin, with amino-acid sequence MVSFLIAYASWSGNTAEVAELVGQTLTAGGADITLHRIGTGPVPDYRDYDAMIVGSFTWDQGSTPDEVKDFVLDVGVKPDHVFVFGTGDTQFGGDELFCRAAVKLARFYNSALAPLKIEQSPRGAQEQRVVQWAEGVLDHWRHLHELTY; translated from the coding sequence ATGGTGTCATTCCTGATCGCCTATGCGTCATGGAGCGGCAACACAGCGGAAGTGGCGGAATTGGTCGGACAGACGCTGACGGCAGGCGGTGCAGACATCACACTGCACCGCATCGGGACAGGGCCTGTGCCAGATTACCGTGACTACGATGCCATGATTGTCGGCTCGTTCACATGGGATCAGGGCTCGACCCCGGATGAAGTGAAAGATTTCGTACTGGATGTCGGTGTGAAACCGGACCATGTCTTCGTTTTCGGGACAGGCGACACCCAGTTCGGCGGCGACGAACTGTTTTGCCGGGCGGCCGTGAAGTTGGCCCGCTTCTACAACTCAGCGCTCGCACCGCTGAAAATCGAGCAAAGCCCGCGCGGCGCGCAGGAACAGCGCGTCGTCCAATGGGCGGAAGGAGTGCTGGATCATTGGCGACACTTACACGAGTTAACGTACTGA
- a CDS encoding DedA family protein translates to MEGWILAVLEQYGYFGVLALILIENVFPPIPSELILTFGGFLTVSRELSAVWMITAATAGSVIGAMILYGIGMFMDIQRLERLADRHGKWLRVTRHDIRRADAWFRKYGPWTVLLCRVIPLVRSLISIPAGMAGMNFPLFVILTAIGSFVWNTVLIALGMQLGTHWKLVLQYMDTYSVIIYALLLAGLVFAGLRYIAFYRKRR, encoded by the coding sequence ATGGAAGGCTGGATACTGGCCGTGCTGGAGCAGTATGGCTATTTTGGCGTGCTGGCATTGATTCTCATCGAGAACGTCTTTCCGCCGATTCCATCCGAGCTGATTTTGACGTTCGGCGGCTTCCTGACCGTTTCCCGGGAGCTGTCGGCGGTATGGATGATCACCGCAGCGACAGCGGGGTCTGTCATCGGCGCCATGATCCTATATGGGATCGGCATGTTCATGGACATACAGCGTCTGGAAAGACTTGCGGACCGTCATGGGAAGTGGCTGCGGGTCACCCGGCACGACATCCGGCGGGCGGATGCCTGGTTCCGCAAGTACGGTCCATGGACGGTGCTCCTCTGCCGTGTCATCCCGCTCGTCCGGAGCCTGATTTCGATACCCGCAGGCATGGCGGGCATGAATTTCCCGCTGTTCGTGATACTGACCGCAATCGGCAGCTTCGTCTGGAACACTGTGCTGATCGCCCTCGGCATGCAGCTCGGCACCCATTGGAAACTCGTCCTCCAGTATATGGATACGTATTCCGTCATCATCTATGCACTTCTTCTGGCTGGATTGGTCTTTGCAGGCCTCCGGTACATAGCCTTTTACAGAAAGCGGAGGTAA
- a CDS encoding PepSY domain-containing protein — protein sequence MRNSMKWLLPAGLVVIAVLTGIFYMKSTVTHAEAIPADSIRNQLEVMYNGKVDKLKLHDEVYEAELTRSGSVYTLKVEGDTGRVMSMDLVSASPALADKREEAGEKAEGERVEQQEAAADSRPPADAAGGGNEKEKQPAAAEPKPDTAPQRESKPKPAPVPKQKPAQQPERQPAPQQNPKPQQPAASQSQKPPVQKPAPQKTVLLTEQQAVQIALRQLNGEVDDVDFVQTTEGGYYLVEIEIDVDDGPDEATYQIHAISGKIMSVTWDD from the coding sequence ATGAGAAACAGCATGAAATGGCTGCTTCCGGCCGGACTGGTCGTCATCGCCGTGCTGACAGGGATTTTCTATATGAAAAGTACCGTCACACACGCCGAAGCCATCCCGGCTGATTCGATCAGGAACCAGCTGGAAGTGATGTACAACGGCAAGGTCGATAAACTGAAGCTGCACGATGAAGTCTATGAAGCTGAGCTGACACGCTCCGGCTCTGTCTATACATTGAAAGTCGAAGGGGATACCGGCCGGGTGATGTCGATGGATCTTGTGTCGGCATCGCCGGCTCTTGCGGACAAACGGGAAGAAGCCGGAGAGAAAGCGGAAGGTGAAAGGGTAGAACAGCAGGAGGCAGCCGCTGACAGCCGACCGCCCGCTGACGCTGCAGGCGGAGGTAACGAAAAGGAAAAACAGCCGGCCGCTGCTGAACCGAAGCCGGACACCGCGCCTCAGCGGGAGTCGAAGCCGAAGCCTGCACCGGTGCCGAAGCAAAAGCCGGCGCAGCAGCCAGAACGGCAGCCAGCGCCGCAGCAGAATCCGAAGCCGCAGCAGCCGGCTGCATCCCAGTCGCAGAAACCGCCTGTCCAGAAGCCGGCTCCGCAGAAGACAGTTCTTCTGACGGAGCAGCAGGCCGTGCAGATCGCCCTGCGGCAGCTGAACGGGGAAGTGGACGACGTGGACTTCGTTCAGACGACGGAAGGCGGGTATTATCTGGTGGAAATCGAAATCGATGTCGACGATGGCCCGGATGAGGCCACCTATCAGATCCATGCCATCTCAGGAAAAATCATGTCGGTCACATGGGATGACTGA
- a CDS encoding ribonucleoside-diphosphate reductase subunit alpha: MTLTRETNDTAGILQALTEEFGTEKIAPLTEASGKWLAKHPEGSLKEWTNAMILEALSNIDESASYWTFAAARLYLQQLYADQQQVRGKAPYTDFAGHVASLVEQGLYTSDLTDAYSEGELSAIGALIHPERDKLFTYIGLKTLMDRYAAVNFTKQPVELPQERWLVIAMTLMQQETDDRIGKIAEAYWAMSNLYMTVATPTLSNAGKPHGQLSSCFIDTVDDSLTGIYNSNTDIANLSKYGGGIGVYMGKVRSRGSSIRGFKGASSGVLPWIKQLNNTAVSVDQLGQRQGAVAVYLDVWHKDIFTFLDLKLNNGDERLRAHDIFTGVCLPDLFMEAVDARGDWHLFDPHEVRTVMGYSLEDSYDETKGSGTFRERYEACVNHPEITKETVPAIEIMKRIMRSQLETGTPYMFYRDEVNRANPNKHEGIVYSSNLCSEIMQNMSATEFESVTLEDDIVVTRSKPGDFVVCNLSSVNLGKAVPAGVLDRLIPIQVRMLDNVIDLNKIPVVQAQRTNSRYRGIGLGTFGWHHLLALKGIQWESDEAVEFADRLYEQIAFLTIRSSVELAAEKGAYPLFEGSDWHTGSYFEKRGYVSADWERLREQTAETGIRNGYLMAVAPNSSTSVIAGSTASIDPVFKPFYHEEKKDYKLPVIAPDLDHNTYDVYRRSAYIVDQRWSIKQNAARQRHIDQSISFNFYVPNNIRASVLLDLHMQAWKSGMKTTYYTRSTASDIEECEWCHS, encoded by the coding sequence ATGACACTTACTCGGGAAACAAATGACACGGCGGGCATCCTGCAGGCACTGACAGAAGAATTCGGCACAGAAAAGATAGCGCCGCTCACGGAGGCGAGTGGAAAATGGCTGGCCAAGCATCCGGAGGGCTCGCTGAAGGAATGGACCAACGCTATGATTCTGGAGGCGCTGAGTAACATAGACGAATCCGCGAGTTACTGGACATTCGCGGCGGCACGCCTGTATTTGCAGCAGCTATATGCAGACCAGCAGCAGGTGCGGGGAAAAGCACCATACACGGACTTCGCAGGCCATGTTGCCTCCCTTGTCGAACAGGGGCTGTATACGTCTGATCTGACGGACGCCTATTCCGAAGGTGAACTGTCAGCGATCGGTGCCCTGATCCACCCGGAACGGGACAAGCTGTTCACCTATATCGGGCTGAAGACACTCATGGACCGATACGCGGCCGTGAATTTCACGAAACAGCCGGTCGAACTGCCCCAGGAACGCTGGCTCGTCATCGCGATGACTCTCATGCAGCAGGAGACGGACGACCGGATCGGCAAGATCGCGGAAGCGTACTGGGCGATGAGCAATCTGTATATGACAGTCGCTACACCGACACTGTCGAATGCGGGTAAGCCGCACGGCCAGCTTTCGAGCTGTTTCATCGACACGGTCGACGACTCACTGACAGGCATTTACAACAGCAACACCGATATTGCGAACCTGTCGAAATACGGCGGCGGTATCGGTGTGTATATGGGGAAGGTCCGCTCACGCGGATCATCCATCCGCGGTTTCAAAGGAGCATCGAGCGGCGTCCTCCCGTGGATCAAGCAGCTCAACAACACAGCGGTCAGCGTCGATCAGCTCGGCCAGCGCCAGGGGGCGGTCGCCGTCTACCTGGACGTGTGGCACAAGGACATCTTCACGTTCCTCGACCTGAAACTGAATAACGGGGATGAGCGGCTCCGCGCCCACGACATCTTCACAGGGGTCTGCCTGCCGGACCTGTTCATGGAAGCTGTCGATGCACGCGGTGACTGGCACCTGTTCGATCCGCACGAAGTCCGGACGGTCATGGGCTACTCACTCGAAGATTCCTATGATGAAACGAAAGGTTCCGGTACATTCCGTGAACGCTACGAGGCCTGCGTCAACCACCCGGAGATCACGAAGGAGACCGTTCCTGCAATCGAAATCATGAAACGGATCATGCGCAGCCAGCTCGAGACCGGCACGCCGTACATGTTCTACCGGGACGAAGTGAACCGGGCGAACCCGAACAAGCATGAAGGTATCGTCTATTCAAGTAATCTCTGCAGCGAGATCATGCAAAATATGAGCGCAACGGAGTTCGAATCGGTCACATTGGAAGATGACATCGTCGTCACTCGTTCCAAGCCGGGCGACTTCGTCGTCTGCAACCTGTCATCGGTCAACCTCGGAAAAGCAGTCCCGGCGGGCGTCCTTGACCGTCTCATTCCAATTCAGGTGCGTATGCTCGACAACGTCATCGATCTGAACAAGATCCCAGTCGTACAGGCGCAGCGGACCAACAGCCGCTACCGGGGCATCGGCCTCGGTACGTTCGGCTGGCACCATCTGCTGGCGCTGAAAGGCATCCAGTGGGAATCCGACGAAGCGGTCGAATTCGCAGACCGCCTGTATGAGCAGATCGCATTCCTGACGATCCGGTCATCTGTCGAACTGGCAGCCGAGAAAGGGGCCTATCCGCTCTTCGAGGGTTCCGACTGGCATACCGGCTCCTATTTCGAGAAACGCGGCTATGTCTCCGCGGATTGGGAACGGCTGCGTGAGCAGACAGCGGAGACCGGCATCCGGAACGGCTATCTGATGGCGGTTGCGCCGAACAGCTCCACATCGGTCATCGCCGGTTCCACTGCATCGATCGACCCGGTGTTCAAACCGTTCTACCATGAAGAGAAAAAGGATTATAAACTGCCGGTCATCGCACCGGATCTGGATCATAACACGTACGATGTCTACCGCCGGTCGGCCTATATCGTCGATCAGCGATGGTCCATCAAACAGAATGCAGCCCGTCAGCGTCACATCGACCAGTCAATCTCATTCAATTTCTACGTACCGAACAATATCCGTGCGTCCGTGCTGCTCGACCTGCACATGCAGGCCTGGAAATCCGGCATGAAGACGACGTATTACACCCGTTCCACCGCTTCGGATATCGAGGAGTGCGAATGGTGTCATTCCTGA
- a CDS encoding undecaprenyl-diphosphate phosphatase has protein sequence MDLFELLKSLILGFVEGMTEFAPVSSTGHLIIVDDMWLKSEEFLGKYPSITFKIVIQLGSILAVVVVFWKRLFSLVGLYKVDGQPASKSFNLLHVIVGMLPAVILGFALKDLIDDYLFGVKTVIFALVAGAVLMIAADRFGPKKPRVTSLDQITYRQAFTVGLVQCLSLWPGFSRSGATISGGVLFGMNHRTAADFTFIMAVPIMMGASLVSVLKNWEYLSADHLSFYVVGFLSAFVFSLISIRFFLALISKIKLVPFAIYRIILAAILAVIVFL, from the coding sequence ATGGACTTATTTGAATTACTGAAATCCCTGATCCTCGGGTTTGTCGAAGGGATGACGGAGTTTGCGCCCGTTTCATCCACCGGGCATCTGATCATCGTGGATGATATGTGGCTGAAGAGTGAGGAGTTTCTCGGGAAATACCCTTCCATCACCTTCAAGATCGTCATCCAGCTCGGCTCGATCCTGGCGGTGGTCGTCGTCTTCTGGAAGCGGCTGTTCAGCCTCGTCGGCCTGTACAAAGTCGACGGACAGCCGGCGAGCAAGAGTTTCAACCTGCTGCACGTCATCGTCGGCATGCTGCCGGCGGTCATCCTCGGATTCGCATTGAAAGACCTGATCGACGACTACTTGTTCGGCGTCAAAACGGTGATCTTCGCCTTGGTCGCTGGGGCTGTCCTCATGATTGCAGCTGACCGCTTCGGGCCGAAGAAACCACGGGTGACGAGCCTGGATCAGATCACCTACCGTCAGGCCTTCACGGTCGGTCTCGTCCAGTGTCTCTCACTATGGCCCGGGTTCTCGCGTTCCGGTGCAACCATTTCGGGGGGTGTCCTGTTCGGCATGAACCACAGGACGGCCGCTGACTTCACCTTCATCATGGCGGTGCCGATCATGATGGGGGCAAGTCTCGTTTCGGTTTTGAAAAACTGGGAATACTTATCGGCGGATCATCTTTCGTTCTACGTCGTCGGATTCCTCAGTGCGTTCGTATTTTCGCTGATCTCGATCCGTTTCTTCCTGGCGCTGATCTCGAAGATCAAGCTCGTGCCATTCGCCATCTACCGCATCATCCTGGCGGCCATTCTCGCTGTCATCGTATTTCTATAA
- a CDS encoding thiolase family protein, translated as MKETVIVAGVRTPVGRRKGSLSGTRPDELAALVLDELMTRAGVSKDEAEDVILGCVTQSGEQGGNIARTAALIAGFPVRVPGVTIDRQCGSSQQAVHFASQAIASGDMDIVVAGGVESMTREPMFSNMHAAKPSAKLTARYEIINQGLSAERIARKWNLSRERLDQYAYESHQKAMQAIDGGRFSEEIVPVPVVSADGTAELFMEDEGPRPDTTPAALAGLRTVFDENGVITAGNASQMSDGASAVLLMSLEKAEQLGVRPLARIVARTVVGSDPTLMLTGPIEATRQVLRKAGMTIDEMDLYEVNEAFASVPLAWLAETGADPKKLNVNGGAIALGHPLGATGTKLLVSLLHELKASGGRYGLLAICEGMGMANATIIEMIH; from the coding sequence ATGAAAGAGACGGTAATTGTGGCGGGTGTCAGGACACCGGTCGGACGGCGGAAAGGGAGTTTATCCGGAACACGGCCTGATGAGCTGGCGGCACTTGTCCTGGACGAACTGATGACGCGTGCAGGGGTTTCAAAGGATGAGGCGGAAGATGTGATCCTGGGCTGCGTGACGCAATCCGGTGAACAGGGCGGCAACATCGCCAGGACAGCTGCTCTCATTGCAGGCTTTCCGGTCCGCGTGCCTGGGGTCACCATCGACCGTCAATGCGGATCGAGCCAGCAGGCGGTACACTTCGCTTCACAGGCGATTGCAAGTGGTGACATGGATATCGTGGTTGCGGGCGGCGTGGAAAGTATGACGCGGGAGCCGATGTTCTCCAATATGCATGCCGCAAAACCGAGCGCCAAGTTGACGGCGCGTTACGAGATTATCAATCAGGGATTGTCCGCCGAACGGATCGCCCGGAAATGGAACCTGTCCAGGGAGAGGCTCGATCAGTATGCCTATGAAAGTCATCAGAAGGCGATGCAGGCCATCGACGGGGGACGATTCAGCGAGGAGATTGTCCCGGTACCGGTCGTCAGCGCCGACGGCACGGCCGAGCTGTTCATGGAAGATGAAGGGCCCCGCCCCGATACGACACCGGCCGCGCTGGCGGGCCTGCGGACGGTGTTCGACGAAAATGGGGTCATCACAGCGGGGAATGCAAGCCAGATGAGCGACGGGGCATCCGCCGTACTGCTCATGAGCCTCGAGAAAGCCGAACAGCTCGGCGTCCGGCCGCTGGCGCGGATCGTCGCCCGTACGGTTGTCGGATCGGACCCGACACTCATGCTGACAGGGCCGATCGAAGCGACCCGCCAGGTGCTCCGAAAAGCAGGAATGACGATCGATGAAATGGATCTGTACGAAGTGAATGAAGCGTTCGCCTCCGTGCCGCTCGCCTGGCTGGCGGAAACAGGAGCAGATCCGAAAAAGCTCAACGTCAACGGCGGCGCGATCGCGCTTGGCCACCCTCTTGGAGCGACAGGAACAAAGCTGCTCGTGTCGCTGCTGCATGAGCTGAAAGCTTCCGGCGGACGATACGGCCTGCTGGCGATCTGCGAAGGTATGGGAATGGCGAACGCCACGATCATTGAAATGATTCATTGA
- a CDS encoding ribonucleotide-diphosphate reductase subunit beta: protein MGGRSAGSLATLTRVNVLNPANPNKATAIFGGEASGILNWNNLAHPHFYTLRQRIRSLFWTANEVDMTQDVKQFPTLTKAEQDAFLKIIGLLATLDGPQTVIAMKIADFATDPSVKSIMATIADQESEHNHSYAYVLSSVTTYDKQIESFEMGRTDEVLMKRNERIVEVYNEFATDPTIGTVLKAMVYTTLLEGLFFYSGFAFFYNMARHQKMVGTSTMISYINRDELQHGKAISDIFRAALAENPEYNTEEFTEWIYEQFRHSVEQEIIWSRYVLADIDGIDLDEMDGYVKYRANKMLRMLGLSELYPEFTDNPMKWIRAYTDNFDGTKTDFFEQTSRQYVKTSDLNGFDDL, encoded by the coding sequence ATGGGCGGAAGGAGTGCTGGATCATTGGCGACACTTACACGAGTTAACGTACTGAACCCTGCAAATCCAAATAAGGCAACCGCCATATTCGGCGGGGAAGCAAGCGGTATCCTCAACTGGAACAACTTGGCGCACCCGCATTTCTACACATTGCGGCAGCGTATCCGTTCCCTGTTCTGGACAGCGAACGAAGTGGATATGACACAGGACGTCAAGCAGTTCCCGACACTGACGAAAGCGGAGCAGGATGCCTTCCTCAAGATCATTGGCCTGCTCGCGACACTGGACGGCCCCCAGACCGTCATTGCGATGAAAATCGCGGACTTCGCGACGGATCCGTCCGTCAAATCTATCATGGCGACAATCGCCGACCAGGAAAGCGAGCATAACCACAGCTATGCATATGTCCTGTCATCGGTGACGACCTATGACAAGCAGATCGAATCGTTCGAGATGGGACGCACTGATGAAGTGCTCATGAAACGGAACGAGCGGATTGTCGAAGTGTATAACGAATTCGCAACGGACCCGACAATCGGGACAGTGCTGAAAGCGATGGTCTATACGACGCTGCTCGAAGGCCTGTTCTTCTACAGCGGCTTCGCTTTCTTCTATAACATGGCACGCCACCAGAAGATGGTCGGTACGTCAACGATGATTTCATACATCAACCGCGACGAGCTGCAGCACGGGAAAGCGATCAGTGATATCTTCCGCGCAGCCCTTGCCGAGAATCCGGAGTACAACACCGAAGAGTTCACGGAGTGGATCTATGAGCAGTTCCGCCATTCGGTGGAGCAGGAGATCATCTGGAGCCGGTACGTGCTCGCGGATATCGACGGCATCGATCTCGATGAGATGGACGGCTATGTGAAATACCGTGCCAACAAGATGCTTCGCATGCTCGGACTGAGCGAACTCTATCCGGAATTCACCGACAACCCGATGAAATGGATCCGTGCCTACACGGACAACTTCGACGGGACCAAGACGGATTTCTTCGAGCAGACATCCCGCCAGTACGTCAAAACGAGCGACTTGAACGGATTTGACGACCTATAA
- a CDS encoding chemotaxis protein — protein sequence MAKDSGILLESGTNELEIVEFEVAGNRYGINVIKVKEIIVPMPITPIPHADPAVEGIIQLRGDVLPVISMECVLGMGPSDNPQNDKYIVSSFNKQQVVFHVHNVTMIHRISWDAIEKPSGAYSAETSPVIGVIKLSGEMLLLLDFEKIVMEISPDTGIRVEQIQKLGKRERSDKRLLVAEDSPMLRKLLHTTLSEAGYDRVEFFENGKDALEYLENAAEQGDIEDTVQLVITDIEMPQMDGHHFTRRIRGNKALAKLPVIIFSSLITEELKHKGTSVGADDQVSKPEIAELVLKIDQYVL from the coding sequence ATGGCGAAAGACAGTGGGATCTTATTGGAAAGCGGAACAAACGAACTGGAAATTGTGGAATTCGAAGTGGCAGGCAACCGGTACGGCATCAACGTCATCAAAGTGAAGGAGATCATCGTACCGATGCCGATCACGCCGATCCCCCATGCGGACCCTGCGGTAGAAGGCATCATCCAGCTGAGGGGGGACGTGCTGCCGGTCATCAGCATGGAGTGCGTGCTCGGGATGGGGCCGTCCGATAATCCGCAAAATGATAAGTATATCGTGTCTTCCTTCAATAAGCAGCAAGTCGTGTTCCACGTTCACAATGTCACGATGATCCACAGAATATCATGGGATGCCATCGAGAAACCATCCGGCGCTTACTCGGCGGAAACGTCACCCGTCATCGGCGTCATCAAACTGAGCGGTGAGATGCTTCTTCTGCTCGATTTCGAGAAGATCGTCATGGAAATCAGCCCTGACACCGGGATCCGTGTCGAGCAGATCCAGAAGCTCGGCAAGCGTGAGCGGTCGGACAAACGGCTGCTCGTTGCGGAAGATTCCCCGATGCTGCGCAAACTGCTCCATACGACACTTTCCGAAGCCGGCTATGACCGTGTCGAATTCTTCGAAAACGGCAAGGATGCGCTGGAGTATCTTGAAAATGCTGCGGAACAGGGGGATATCGAGGACACGGTGCAGCTCGTGATCACAGATATCGAAATGCCGCAGATGGACGGTCATCATTTCACCCGCCGGATCCGGGGTAACAAAGCGCTTGCGAAGCTGCCGGTCATCATTTTCTCCTCGCTCATCACCGAAGAACTGAAGCATAAGGGAACGAGCGTCGGTGCGGATGACCAGGTGAGCAAGCCGGAAATCGCGGAATTGGTTCTGAAAATCGATCAGTATGTCCTCTGA
- a CDS encoding alanine/glycine:cation symporter family protein, translating into MTSFLEWVTGPFSNYLWTYVLIGLLLLLGLYFTVGTKFVQFRLFGEMFRLITEKKENEDGVSAFQAFTISAASRVGTGNVTGVALAIGIGGPGAVFWMWVIAMVGMATAFIESTLAQVYKVRDGDTFRGGPAYYMQKALNLRGLGIVFAILLTLCFGFIFNAVQSNTISQSFSDVFHIPDWAVGLILVVMTAVIIFGGVKRIVKVTQAIVPVMAIFYIIVALYIVIINITEIPAMIALIVEHAFGLKEMAGGGIGAAMMQGVRRGLFSNEAGMGSVPNAAATANVTHPAKQGLVQSLGVFFDTIIICSATAFIILLAGLYDKGEQDGILLTQASMAEHVGSWAPYFVAIAILFFAFSSIIGNYYYGETNIEFINAHKLWMTVYRIAVLGMVMFGALAKVQLVWDLADVFMGLMAVLNLIVIAILGRVAFRVLDDFTLQRKNGLNPKFEAKSVPGLKGTECWGEERPE; encoded by the coding sequence ATGACCAGCTTTTTGGAATGGGTGACAGGACCATTCAGCAATTATCTTTGGACGTATGTCCTGATCGGCCTTTTACTGCTGCTCGGCCTCTATTTCACAGTGGGGACGAAGTTTGTGCAATTCCGCCTGTTCGGTGAGATGTTCCGCCTGATCACCGAAAAGAAAGAGAACGAAGACGGCGTGTCGGCGTTCCAGGCATTTACGATCAGTGCTGCGTCACGGGTCGGAACAGGCAACGTGACAGGTGTCGCGCTTGCGATCGGGATCGGCGGCCCGGGTGCAGTTTTTTGGATGTGGGTGATTGCGATGGTCGGTATGGCGACGGCATTCATCGAGAGTACCCTTGCGCAAGTGTATAAAGTGCGTGACGGCGATACGTTCCGCGGCGGCCCGGCCTATTATATGCAGAAAGCCCTGAACCTGCGGGGGCTCGGAATTGTATTCGCAATCCTGCTGACGCTCTGTTTCGGTTTCATATTCAATGCGGTGCAGTCCAACACGATCAGCCAGTCGTTTTCGGATGTGTTCCATATCCCTGACTGGGCAGTCGGTCTTATTCTCGTTGTCATGACTGCGGTCATCATCTTCGGCGGCGTCAAACGGATCGTCAAAGTGACGCAGGCCATCGTGCCGGTCATGGCGATCTTCTATATCATCGTTGCACTCTATATCGTCATCATCAATATTACGGAAATCCCGGCGATGATCGCATTGATCGTCGAGCATGCCTTCGGTCTGAAAGAGATGGCGGGCGGCGGAATCGGCGCTGCGATGATGCAGGGCGTCCGCCGCGGTCTGTTCTCGAACGAAGCGGGTATGGGAAGTGTGCCGAACGCAGCTGCGACGGCGAACGTCACCCATCCGGCCAAACAGGGGCTTGTCCAGAGTCTCGGCGTGTTCTTCGACACTATTATCATCTGTTCAGCGACGGCGTTCATCATCCTGCTGGCAGGCTTGTATGACAAAGGTGAACAGGACGGCATCCTGCTGACGCAAGCTTCGATGGCGGAGCATGTCGGCTCCTGGGCGCCGTATTTCGTGGCAATCGCCATCCTGTTCTTCGCGTTCAGCTCGATTATCGGAAACTACTATTACGGCGAAACGAATATCGAATTCATCAATGCCCATAAGCTCTGGATGACCGTCTACCGGATCGCCGTCCTCGGTATGGTGATGTTCGGAGCGCTCGCCAAAGTGCAGCTCGTCTGGGACCTGGCGGATGTGTTCATGGGACTGATGGCAGTGTTGAACCTTATTGTTATCGCAATTCTCGGCAGGGTCGCTTTCCGGGTGCTGGACGATTTCACGCTGCAGCGGAAGAACGGCCTGAATCCGAAGTTCGAGGCAAAATCGGTTCCCGGGCTGAAAGGAACGGAATGCTGGGGAGAAGAACGACCAGAGTAA
- a CDS encoding sensor histidine kinase has translation MKLKTKIHSLSTLMMLIVLILSNLGIYFTFDRTQHHTEYSQLLGSAKELTVALSKMTDEEEAEIILRAYVPPNGALRVVGETGKDILTVQSMEGFDKKFPMPGKDEEYTLVPYEGYEALSIAIPTIWPTGEVMQLQMTQVLTDLKANLRLLRIVMISITLFAMIPIMISSITLGRIVTQPIGKLIQAMTASRRSGTFQRIAVPDDGKDELAQMGQTFNDLMIQLEQIYRKQEKFVSDASHELKTPITVIDSYARLLERRGMEKPKLAEEALGAIRSETKRMTGMIEQMLDLARNNEPASYVFEPAEIRELAEEAAAMVSRAYSREIRIAAPEHAEAVTDSQHLKQLMIILLDNARKYSEQPIDVSVDDKGADVQITIRDYGKGIPAKDIPFLFDRFYRVDEDRSRKTGGTGLGLSIANEIAIGLGAKLDIKSEEGDGTEITIHVLKSPASQ, from the coding sequence ATGAAGCTTAAGACGAAAATCCACTCCCTGTCGACGCTGATGATGCTGATCGTCCTGATCTTAAGCAATCTCGGCATCTATTTCACATTCGACAGGACCCAGCACCATACCGAATACAGCCAGCTGCTCGGAAGCGCCAAGGAGCTGACGGTCGCCCTCAGCAAGATGACCGATGAGGAGGAAGCGGAAATCATCCTGCGTGCTTACGTACCGCCGAACGGTGCGCTGCGAGTCGTCGGGGAAACGGGCAAGGACATCCTGACGGTGCAGTCGATGGAAGGTTTCGATAAGAAGTTCCCCATGCCCGGTAAGGACGAAGAGTACACACTCGTTCCGTACGAAGGATACGAAGCGCTGTCCATCGCGATCCCGACAATCTGGCCGACCGGTGAAGTTATGCAGCTGCAGATGACGCAAGTACTGACCGACCTGAAGGCGAATTTGCGGCTGCTGCGCATTGTGATGATCAGCATTACGCTGTTCGCCATGATCCCGATCATGATTTCAAGCATCACGCTCGGCCGTATCGTCACACAGCCGATCGGAAAGCTGATCCAGGCGATGACGGCAAGCCGCCGGTCGGGGACATTCCAGCGGATCGCTGTGCCGGATGACGGCAAAGACGAGCTGGCGCAGATGGGACAGACGTTCAATGACCTGATGATTCAGCTGGAACAGATCTATAGGAAACAGGAAAAGTTTGTCTCTGACGCTTCCCATGAACTGAAGACGCCGATCACTGTCATCGACAGCTATGCGCGTCTTCTCGAACGGCGGGGGATGGAAAAGCCGAAACTTGCCGAGGAAGCGCTCGGTGCCATCCGCAGTGAAACGAAGCGGATGACCGGCATGATCGAGCAAATGCTGGATCTGGCACGGAACAATGAGCCGGCATCCTATGTGTTCGAGCCGGCTGAAATCCGCGAGCTTGCGGAAGAGGCGGCTGCCATGGTCAGCAGGGCATACAGCCGGGAAATCCGTATCGCAGCGCCGGAACACGCAGAGGCCGTGACAGACAGCCAGCATTTGAAGCAGCTGATGATCATCCTTCTCGACAATGCCCGCAAATACAGCGAGCAGCCAATCGATGTATCGGTCGACGACAAAGGGGCCGATGTGCAGATCACCATACGTGATTATGGAAAAGGGATACCTGCCAAGGACATACCGTTCCTGTTCGACAGGTTCTACCGGGTGGACGAAGACCGCAGCCGGAAGACGGGCGGCACGGGTCTCGGTCTCTCGATTGCAAACGAGATCGCCATCGGTCTCGGTGCAAAACTGGATATAAAAAGTGAGGAAGGGGACGGAACGGAAATCACGATCCATGTTTTGAAATCCCCTGCCTCTCAGTGA